From the Streptomyces sp. KMM 9044 genome, one window contains:
- a CDS encoding SCO5717 family growth-regulating ATPase, which yields MGSDRDGIRGGWATPGDDQPDAESSVEATGEFTIDYAPPAWYTQNAAGSSESDSRPGQTGPGTDASSSSSFSARPVSPLPGLTPPPHAVGASGPSSLPPAPAPGAPFTPPVPAPGAPFTPSAPAPGAPFTPPAPPSGRPGAVPRLPVDSGFEPTPGPSSTPMPEPGSVSPAAVPDPPVGGFDRDSDSGGLASGATVRFSAAALKQEIQDREAEAEAEAGAEAAVGPAGSQADAKPDTWREPADDQELPTNGERTGGTGEPKDDVEDDDTDVAEPSAEVADGDAGDDFDERRSEAKSEKPETETTAEADAPVPGPGGMVSTTTVPAVAEPEDTKPGDDEPVDQPARSASGALGEPEDSGPAASGTSASEVWTPPAPPVVPPPPYPAAPAPASQWPAQPQQSPQVPAAPPAPVVPAPAQPADAGAGVPAQQQPFQPPAAQPSPAAWNTPDGPPPPHQAPAPSTQQSQQPPFQPPVQQAAPPAAWNTPDGPPPPHQAPAPSTQQSQQPPFQPPVQQAAPPAGYGFPQSGAPLPGYGFPPAGTTPVSPVPPAQPGGAGFPQRPPAPQEHPQPLVPPQARPQQPHAAQQGFPLQQPHAPQAGQPPQPSPVDPRTGAAWPQPIQHDQRQPTNPGAAPLGYTAAVELSSDRLLNSRKQKAKSSRSTAGGSRFKLGGKKEEAERQRKLELIRTPVLSCYRIAVISLKGGVGKTTTTTALGATLASERQDKILAIDANPDAGTLGRRVRRETGATIRDLVQAIPHLHSYMDIRRFTSQAPSGLEIIANDVDPAVSTTFNDEDYRRAIDVLGKQYPIILTDSGTGLLYSAMRGVLDLADQLIIISTPSVDGASSASTTLDWLSAHGYADLVSRSLTVISGVRETGKMIKVDDIVSHFRTRCRGVVVVPFDEHLAAGAEVDLDMMRPKVRESYFHLASMVAEDFVRHQQAHGLWTSDGNPPPVAAPPLPGQYAPGQPYAGQQAPHPHQSPQHPRQPQPGQPYAPPPGQPHPQPGPGQPPAQPGQGYPQAAPGRPYPQPSGYGYPQPDGTDQHGLPGRYGQPGGGQTPPPQAPPPQE from the coding sequence GTGGGCAGCGATCGGGACGGGATCCGCGGGGGCTGGGCAACACCCGGCGATGACCAGCCCGATGCGGAGTCCTCCGTCGAGGCGACGGGCGAGTTCACCATCGACTACGCGCCGCCGGCCTGGTACACGCAGAACGCTGCGGGAAGTTCGGAGTCGGATTCGAGGCCGGGACAGACCGGGCCGGGGACCGATGCCTCGTCCTCTTCCTCTTTTTCCGCCAGGCCTGTTTCGCCGTTGCCCGGGCTGACTCCGCCGCCGCACGCGGTCGGCGCTTCGGGGCCTTCGTCCCTTCCTCCGGCTCCGGCACCGGGAGCGCCTTTCACTCCGCCCGTTCCCGCTCCGGGTGCTCCTTTCACCCCGTCGGCTCCCGCGCCGGGAGCGCCTTTCACGCCGCCTGCTCCGCCGTCCGGGAGGCCGGGTGCCGTACCGCGGCTTCCGGTGGACAGCGGGTTCGAGCCGACGCCGGGGCCGTCGTCGACACCCATGCCGGAACCGGGCTCCGTTTCGCCTGCGGCTGTGCCGGATCCTCCGGTCGGCGGGTTCGACCGGGACTCCGACAGCGGTGGCCTCGCGAGCGGTGCCACCGTCCGCTTCTCCGCCGCCGCACTGAAGCAGGAGATCCAGGACCGTGAAGCGGAGGCGGAGGCGGAGGCCGGTGCCGAAGCCGCCGTCGGGCCCGCCGGGTCCCAGGCGGACGCGAAACCGGACACGTGGCGGGAGCCCGCCGACGACCAGGAGCTGCCCACCAACGGCGAGCGCACCGGAGGCACGGGCGAACCCAAGGACGACGTCGAGGACGACGACACCGACGTCGCCGAGCCGTCCGCGGAGGTCGCTGACGGCGACGCGGGCGACGACTTCGACGAGCGCAGGTCGGAGGCGAAGTCCGAGAAGCCCGAGACGGAGACCACGGCCGAGGCGGACGCGCCCGTCCCCGGGCCCGGGGGCATGGTGTCCACGACGACCGTTCCGGCGGTTGCCGAGCCCGAGGACACGAAGCCGGGGGACGACGAGCCGGTGGACCAACCGGCACGTTCCGCGTCCGGCGCCCTCGGCGAGCCCGAGGACTCCGGACCTGCCGCGTCCGGCACCTCGGCCTCGGAGGTCTGGACTCCCCCGGCACCGCCGGTCGTTCCTCCTCCCCCGTATCCCGCCGCACCGGCGCCGGCGAGCCAGTGGCCGGCACAACCGCAGCAGTCACCGCAGGTTCCCGCAGCGCCCCCGGCACCGGTCGTCCCGGCACCGGCGCAGCCGGCGGACGCGGGCGCGGGCGTGCCTGCCCAGCAGCAGCCGTTCCAGCCGCCGGCGGCGCAGCCCTCGCCCGCCGCATGGAACACGCCGGACGGACCGCCGCCCCCGCACCAGGCACCCGCCCCGTCCACGCAACAGTCGCAGCAGCCGCCGTTCCAGCCGCCGGTGCAACAGGCCGCTCCGCCGGCCGCATGGAACACGCCGGACGGACCGCCGCCCCCGCACCAGGCACCCGCCCCGTCCACGCAACAGTCGCAGCAGCCGCCGTTCCAGCCGCCGGTGCAACAGGCCGCTCCGCCGGCCGGATACGGCTTCCCCCAGTCGGGCGCTCCCCTCCCTGGTTACGGCTTCCCGCCCGCCGGCACCACTCCTGTCTCCCCGGTTCCTCCGGCCCAGCCGGGCGGTGCCGGCTTCCCACAGCGGCCACCGGCACCGCAGGAACACCCGCAGCCGCTCGTACCCCCGCAGGCCCGGCCCCAGCAACCACATGCCGCCCAGCAGGGGTTCCCCCTCCAGCAGCCCCATGCCCCGCAGGCCGGCCAGCCGCCGCAGCCGTCGCCCGTCGATCCGCGTACCGGGGCCGCCTGGCCGCAGCCCATCCAGCACGACCAGCGGCAACCGACCAACCCCGGTGCCGCACCGCTCGGTTACACCGCGGCTGTGGAGCTCTCGTCGGACCGGCTCCTCAACAGCCGCAAGCAGAAGGCGAAGAGCAGCCGTTCCACGGCGGGTGGGTCCCGGTTCAAGCTGGGCGGCAAGAAGGAGGAGGCCGAGCGGCAGCGGAAGCTGGAACTGATCCGTACTCCGGTGCTGTCCTGCTACCGGATCGCCGTGATCAGTCTCAAGGGCGGCGTCGGCAAGACGACCACGACGACCGCGCTCGGGGCCACTCTCGCCAGTGAGCGGCAGGACAAGATCCTCGCGATCGACGCCAACCCCGACGCCGGTACGCTCGGCCGCCGGGTGCGGCGGGAGACCGGGGCCACCATCCGTGACCTGGTGCAGGCGATCCCGCACCTCCACTCGTACATGGACATCCGGCGGTTCACCTCGCAGGCGCCCTCCGGTCTGGAGATCATCGCCAACGACGTGGACCCCGCCGTCTCGACGACGTTCAACGACGAGGACTACCGGCGGGCGATCGACGTCCTGGGCAAGCAGTACCCGATCATCCTCACGGACTCGGGTACGGGCCTGCTCTACAGCGCCATGCGCGGGGTGCTGGACCTGGCCGATCAGCTCATCATCATCTCGACGCCGTCCGTGGACGGTGCGAGCAGCGCCAGTACGACGCTGGACTGGCTGTCGGCCCATGGGTACGCGGATCTCGTGTCGCGGTCGCTCACGGTCATCTCAGGGGTGCGCGAGACCGGCAAGATGATCAAGGTCGACGACATCGTCTCGCACTTCCGGACGCGGTGCCGCGGCGTGGTCGTCGTACCGTTCGACGAACATCTGGCCGCCGGTGCGGAGGTCGACCTGGACATGATGCGGCCGAAGGTGCGGGAGTCGTACTTCCACCTCGCGTCGATGGTGGCCGAGGACTTCGTTCGACACCAGCAGGCGCACGGCCTGTGGACCTCCGACGGCAACCCGCCGCCGGTCGCCGCCCCGCCGCTGCCGGGCCAGTACGCCCCGGGTCAGCCCTATGCCGGCCAGCAGGCCCCACACCCCCACCAGTCGCCGCAGCACCCCCGGCAGCCGCAGCCCGGCCAGCCGTACGCCCCGCCCCCGGGACAGCCCCACCCGCAGCCGGGTCCCGGTCAGCCTCCGGCACAGCCCGGCCAGGGGTATCCGCAGGCCGCTCCGGGCCGGCCGTACCCCCAGCCGTCCGGTTACGGCTACCCGCAGCCGGACGGGACGGATCAGCACGGCCTACCCGGTCGGTACGGTCAGCCCGGCGGCGGGCAGACTCCGCCTCCGCAAGCGCCGCCTCCACAGGAGTAA
- a CDS encoding TetR/AcrR family transcriptional regulator, with translation MTAGRSDPTSSDSNTGFLVHYYSGPNPAGLCRRPDARWLTGPGRPKGEPLVKDIQPLRDDARGAGLVHCRHPQPYLYRLYPNKEALFAAAVDHLSVVMTETLVAHAPASGGAGLAPEAAVDAARSAYAALVADRNILRFLLHANCAVGEPLVAQAVRRCYAKQVDTVRELLGDDDGVRRWFGAGMLDNVVAVLDLADTDEPWAHVLTAR, from the coding sequence GTGACCGCAGGCCGTTCTGACCCAACTTCATCTGACAGCAACACGGGTTTCCTGGTCCATTACTACTCGGGCCCGAACCCGGCGGGTCTCTGCCGGCGGCCGGATGCCCGCTGGCTGACGGGACCGGGGCGACCGAAAGGCGAACCTCTGGTCAAGGACATCCAGCCTCTGCGCGACGATGCTCGTGGTGCCGGCCTCGTTCACTGTCGGCACCCTCAGCCGTATCTCTACCGCCTGTACCCGAACAAGGAGGCACTGTTCGCGGCGGCGGTCGACCACCTGTCCGTCGTCATGACCGAAACACTGGTCGCGCACGCACCGGCGTCGGGTGGGGCGGGGTTGGCGCCCGAGGCGGCGGTGGATGCCGCACGCAGCGCCTATGCCGCGCTCGTCGCGGACCGGAACATCCTGCGTTTCCTCCTGCACGCGAACTGTGCCGTCGGCGAGCCGCTCGTGGCACAGGCCGTGCGCCGGTGCTATGCCAAGCAGGTCGACACCGTCCGGGAACTGCTGGGCGACGACGACGGCGTGCGACGCTGGTTCGGCGCCGGAATGCTCGACAACGTGGTCGCCGTGCTGGATCTGGCCGACACCGATGAGCCGTGGGCACACGTCCTCACCGCTCGATGA
- a CDS encoding bifunctional riboflavin kinase/FAD synthetase — protein MQRWRGLEDIPQDWGRSVVTIGSYDGVHRGHQLIIRHAVDRARELGVPAVVVTFDPHPSEVVRPGSHPPLIAPHHRRAELMAGLGVDAVLILPFTMEFSKLSPAEFVGKVLVDKLHAKAVVEGPNFRFGHRAAGTVDFLAERGKVYDFDVEVVDLYVSGEAGGGEPFSSTLTRRLIAEGEVEGAAEILGRPHRVEGVVVSGARRGRELGFPTANVETLPHTAIPADGVYAGWLHAQGEAMPAAISVGTNPQFDGTERTVEAYAIDRVGLDLYGLHVAVDFLAFVRGQAKFDSLEALMEQMAADVRRCKELVAAAERP, from the coding sequence GTGCAGCGCTGGCGTGGCTTGGAGGACATCCCCCAGGACTGGGGGCGCAGCGTCGTCACCATCGGTTCCTACGACGGAGTCCACCGGGGGCACCAGCTGATCATCAGGCACGCCGTGGACCGCGCCCGCGAGCTCGGCGTCCCCGCGGTCGTCGTGACCTTCGACCCGCACCCCAGCGAGGTCGTCCGCCCCGGCAGCCACCCGCCGTTGATCGCCCCGCACCACCGCCGCGCCGAACTCATGGCCGGACTGGGAGTGGACGCGGTCCTGATCCTCCCCTTCACCATGGAGTTCTCGAAGCTGTCGCCGGCTGAGTTCGTGGGGAAGGTCCTGGTCGACAAGCTGCACGCCAAGGCGGTCGTCGAGGGCCCCAACTTCCGCTTCGGCCACCGGGCCGCGGGCACCGTGGACTTCCTCGCCGAACGGGGCAAGGTCTACGACTTCGACGTGGAAGTCGTAGACCTGTACGTCAGCGGTGAGGCGGGCGGCGGTGAGCCGTTCTCCTCCACGCTCACCCGCCGCCTGATCGCAGAGGGCGAGGTCGAGGGCGCCGCCGAGATCCTGGGCCGTCCGCACCGGGTGGAGGGCGTGGTCGTCAGCGGCGCCCGGCGCGGCCGTGAACTCGGCTTTCCCACGGCCAACGTCGAGACGCTCCCGCACACCGCGATCCCGGCCGACGGCGTCTACGCGGGCTGGCTGCACGCCCAGGGCGAGGCCATGCCGGCGGCGATCTCCGTCGGCACCAACCCCCAGTTCGACGGCACCGAGCGCACGGTCGAGGCTTACGCCATCGACCGCGTCGGCCTGGACCTCTACGGCCTCCACGTCGCCGTCGACTTCCTCGCCTTCGTCCGCGGCCAGGCGAAGTTCGACTCGCTCGAGGCGCTGATGGAACAGATGGCCGCGGACGTCAGGCGCTGCAAGGAACTGGTGGCAGCGGCCGAGAGGCCGTAG